The proteins below are encoded in one region of Sulfitobacter sp. SK012:
- a CDS encoding MFS transporter — protein sequence MRIMISFAALFLSVILLQLSSGGVGPLDVLSGTELGFSNQQLGALGSAHFFGFFIGCWWAPRLMGSVGHSRAFAAFTATGAIGLMAHMLIVDPIAWALMRVASGLCVAGCYTVVEAWLQAKVTNETRGRAMGVYRVVDMTGSLAAQMIIGVLAPASYVSYNLLAIVCCAALLPITLTKTSQPETPSAPRLRPSLPIKRSPLAAAAVVVAALSSASFRMAGPIYGQEVGLSAGQIAWFLSAFVLGGAVAQLPIGWLADKYDRRVVLIWLSAASMLSCGVTIGAAGFGTVGIFLSAGLFGLTTFPIYSVACAHAHDFATSDERVELSAALMFYFALGAIAAPYTASLLIENYGPSALFMMISAGHGVLVIFGLSRMRARPTVAKRTNYVNALRTSFTIGRLTGRGRDQKNNGD from the coding sequence ATGCGCATCATGATCTCCTTTGCCGCCCTTTTTCTATCCGTCATCCTGCTCCAACTTTCTTCGGGCGGCGTTGGCCCTTTGGATGTCCTTTCAGGGACCGAACTGGGATTTTCGAACCAACAACTCGGCGCGTTGGGTTCCGCACATTTCTTCGGCTTCTTCATCGGCTGCTGGTGGGCTCCGCGGCTCATGGGCAGCGTCGGTCACAGCCGTGCATTTGCTGCTTTCACGGCGACCGGAGCAATCGGATTGATGGCGCATATGTTGATCGTAGATCCCATCGCATGGGCGTTGATGCGAGTGGCCTCGGGGCTATGCGTCGCAGGCTGCTACACAGTTGTTGAAGCTTGGCTGCAAGCCAAAGTCACCAATGAAACGCGCGGCCGAGCCATGGGCGTCTACCGCGTGGTCGATATGACCGGATCGCTGGCCGCGCAAATGATCATCGGTGTCCTAGCTCCAGCAAGTTACGTTTCTTACAACCTTCTGGCCATTGTCTGCTGCGCCGCGCTCTTACCGATCACTTTGACAAAAACCTCACAACCCGAGACACCCAGCGCTCCCCGCCTGCGCCCAAGCTTGCCAATTAAGCGCTCCCCTCTCGCAGCTGCCGCGGTTGTGGTCGCGGCCCTTTCCAGCGCGTCTTTCCGAATGGCCGGGCCAATCTATGGCCAAGAAGTAGGCCTAAGCGCTGGTCAAATCGCGTGGTTTCTGTCGGCCTTCGTATTAGGTGGCGCCGTGGCGCAACTGCCCATCGGTTGGCTCGCAGATAAATACGACCGACGCGTGGTGTTGATCTGGCTTTCGGCGGCATCAATGCTGAGTTGCGGCGTGACCATCGGGGCCGCTGGTTTTGGCACTGTCGGAATCTTTTTGTCAGCTGGCTTGTTTGGACTCACCACCTTTCCGATTTACTCGGTCGCCTGCGCACATGCCCATGATTTTGCGACCAGCGACGAACGGGTAGAGCTCTCTGCCGCCCTGATGTTCTATTTCGCGCTAGGTGCAATTGCCGCCCCATATACCGCTTCGTTGCTGATTGAAAACTATGGGCCCAGCGCACTCTTTATGATGATCTCGGCAGGGCACGGGGTATTGGTGATCTTTGGTTTGAGCCGCATGCGCGCGCGCCCTACCGTCGCAAAGCGAACCAACTATGTGAACGCCCTGCGCACCAGTTTCACCATCGGGCGGCTTACCGGGCGCGGGCGCGATCAAAAGAACAATGGTGACTGA
- the metG gene encoding methionine--tRNA ligase translates to MTRHLITSAIPYINGIKHLGNLVGSQLPADLYARFQRSKGNEVLFLCATDEHGTPAELAAKKAGKPVAEYCAEMHAIQAEIARGFAMSFDHFGRSSSPQNHKLTQHFAGKLADNGLIREVSESQVYSNADGRFLPDRYIEGTCPNCNYDRARGDQCENCTKQLDPTDLIDPRSAISGSTDLEVRETKHLYLCQSNLKDDLDAWIDSKTDWPVLTTSIAKKWLHDGEGLKDRGITRDLDWGIPVRRGDADWPGMEGKVFYVWFDAPIEYIACAGEWAEATGGDWERWWRTDKGAEDVHYTQFMGKDNVPFHTLSFPATILGSGEPWKMVDHLKSFNYLNYDGGQFSTSQGRGIFMDQALEILPADYWRWWLLSHAPESSDSEFTWENFQASVNKDLADVLGNFVSRITKFCRSKFGEVVPEAGTYGPAEEALIVDLTDRVARYSALMEAMEVRKSAAELRAIWAAGNEYLQAEAPWTTFKTDPEKAAAQVRIALNLIPFYATLASPFIPGAAAKMLEAVHLEDTGFPSNVPAALAQMQAGQSFDVPEVLFAKITDEERADWETRFAGQRD, encoded by the coding sequence ATGACCCGTCATCTCATCACCTCGGCCATTCCCTATATCAACGGGATCAAGCACCTGGGCAATCTTGTCGGCAGCCAGCTGCCCGCTGATCTTTATGCCCGTTTCCAACGCAGCAAAGGCAACGAAGTGCTATTTCTGTGTGCCACCGATGAGCACGGCACCCCAGCTGAGTTGGCCGCAAAAAAAGCGGGTAAACCCGTTGCAGAATATTGCGCCGAGATGCATGCAATACAGGCTGAAATCGCGCGTGGCTTTGCCATGTCGTTTGACCATTTCGGCCGCTCATCCAGCCCGCAAAATCACAAGTTGACCCAACACTTCGCAGGCAAGCTGGCCGACAATGGCCTGATCCGCGAAGTGAGCGAATCCCAAGTCTATTCGAACGCCGATGGCCGGTTTCTACCTGACCGCTATATTGAAGGTACCTGCCCCAACTGCAACTACGATCGAGCGCGCGGGGATCAATGCGAAAATTGCACCAAACAGTTAGACCCCACCGACCTGATTGACCCACGTAGCGCAATTTCAGGCTCGACTGATTTGGAAGTACGCGAGACAAAGCACCTCTATCTGTGCCAATCCAATCTGAAAGACGATCTGGATGCATGGATCGACAGCAAGACTGATTGGCCCGTGCTCACCACCTCGATCGCCAAGAAATGGCTGCATGACGGCGAAGGCCTCAAGGATCGAGGGATCACCCGCGATCTTGACTGGGGCATCCCGGTGCGACGTGGCGACGCCGATTGGCCGGGCATGGAAGGCAAGGTTTTCTATGTCTGGTTCGACGCGCCTATCGAATACATCGCCTGTGCTGGTGAATGGGCCGAGGCCACGGGTGGCGATTGGGAACGCTGGTGGCGTACCGATAAAGGTGCGGAAGACGTGCACTACACCCAATTTATGGGCAAAGATAACGTACCATTTCATACGCTGAGCTTTCCAGCGACGATCCTTGGTTCTGGCGAGCCTTGGAAAATGGTCGATCATCTCAAGTCGTTCAACTATCTCAATTATGATGGCGGCCAGTTCAGTACGTCTCAGGGGCGCGGTATCTTTATGGATCAAGCCCTGGAGATTTTGCCGGCTGACTATTGGCGTTGGTGGTTGTTGAGCCACGCGCCGGAAAGTTCAGATTCGGAATTTACCTGGGAGAATTTCCAGGCTTCTGTGAACAAAGATTTGGCTGATGTTCTCGGTAACTTTGTGAGCCGCATTACCAAGTTTTGCCGCTCCAAATTCGGTGAAGTGGTACCCGAAGCTGGCACCTATGGGCCAGCTGAGGAGGCGCTGATCGTCGATTTGACGGATCGGGTTGCCCGGTATAGCGCGCTTATGGAAGCAATGGAGGTGCGCAAATCCGCCGCGGAATTGCGTGCGATCTGGGCTGCGGGAAATGAATATCTTCAGGCTGAGGCCCCTTGGACGACCTTCAAAACAGACCCTGAAAAGGCGGCGGCACAAGTCCGGATCGCGCTCAACCTGATCCCATTTTACGCGACACTTGCTTCACCCTTTATCCCCGGTGCTGCGGCCAAGATGTTGGAAGCTGTGCATCTAGAGGACACAGGTTTTCCCAGCAATGTTCCGGCCGCGCTAGCGCAGATGCAAGCAGGTCAAAGCTTTGACGTGCCCGAAGTCCTGTTTGCAAAAATAACAGACGAAGAACGTGCGGATTGGGAGACACGATTTGCCGGGCAACGCGACTGA